In Silene latifolia isolate original U9 population chromosome X, ASM4854445v1, whole genome shotgun sequence, the following proteins share a genomic window:
- the LOC141622053 gene encoding uncharacterized protein LOC141622053, giving the protein MSSESSVDFLRCFVFVHGCTQLVDGDADFHKALSQVDFLPLSKINALKDFGNNLFRQHLFDFAGDCYGKACRLPCSTLNEKIDHDLQSSVILAVSLSLNLVACANKLFAFEGALSICSMVLNFFPHNAKALFSSSVAFRGLNRFTEAKCALEAARLIEPHNKDIIEELEEVKKSLVFNQNAQRVVVDCLDTSDVQQGEKLVSSPRIQEVDVFAKFCEWTPQVVHR; this is encoded by the coding sequence ATGTCTTCCGAGTCTAGTGTTGATTTTCTTCGAtgctttgtttttgttcatgGTTGTACTCAGTTGGTGGATGGTGATGCTGATTTTCATAAAGCTCTTTCACAAGTGGATTTTCTCCCTCTATCTAAGATTAATGCCCTTAAAGACTTTGGTAATAATCTTTTTAGACAACATCTGTTTGATTTTGCGGGTGATTGTTACGGTAAGGCATGTCGCCTACCGTGTTCTACTCTCAATGAAAAAATCGATCATGATTTGCAATCGTCTGTTATACTTGCTGTTTCTTTATCACTTAATTTAGTTGCTTGTGCTAATAAGCTTTTCGCGTTTGAAGGAGCTCTATCAATCTGTTCAATGGTTTTAAATTTCTTCCCACACAATGCTAAGGCTCTTTTCAGTTCATCTGTAGCTTTTAGAGGTTTGAATAGATTTACAGAGGCAAAGTGTGCTTTGGAGGCGGCTCGTTTGATAGAACCGCATAATAAGGATATTATTGAAGAGTTGGAGGAAGTTAAAAAATCTCTCGTCTTTAATCAAAACGCTCAGCGAGTTGTCGTGGATTGTTTAGATACAAGTGATGTTCAACAAGGTGAAAAGTTAGTTTCTTCTCCCCGTATACAAGAAGTTGATGTCTTTGCCAAATTCTGCGAGTGGACGCCACAAGTCGTACATCGGTGA